From Flavobacterium alkalisoli, the proteins below share one genomic window:
- a CDS encoding glycoside hydrolase family 26 protein encodes MKLTYRLIPVTVFFTCLIFIACSDDDKQNVTEEPIVQPQEELTVENVRSFMTDPNATDETVALFYNLYNLSKTKFLVGQQDAYTGFYNDDMGDSDMKKATGSDPALLGSDFMFITDDQNNEQPENWFYQQEILITDNVKQAYSKGMVNIFCWHFREPFEGESFYTSDLTDFQKYNALPSILPGGSNHDYYKQKLDKVADVLANLKDNNNKLIPVIFRPFHEFDGNWFWWGSAYCTPAQYQEIWRFTVEYLRDVKQVHNVLYAFSPDNSYTTSTQYLSRYPGDNYIDVLGMDNYGDFNNQGASGVATANNKLKMVSDLAISKHKIAALTETGYQINSLSSPVDHFFSDYIYSALTYSDVEVAFVMFWANSQNGYYVPPSGQQDTQDFVTFANKTESVLQNNIPDMYNLP; translated from the coding sequence ATGAAACTTACTTATAGATTAATACCGGTAACGGTATTTTTTACATGCCTTATATTTATTGCCTGTTCTGATGATGATAAGCAAAATGTTACAGAAGAGCCAATTGTTCAGCCCCAAGAAGAACTTACTGTAGAGAATGTCCGTAGCTTTATGACAGATCCCAATGCAACTGATGAAACGGTAGCATTGTTTTATAATCTTTATAATTTATCTAAAACCAAATTTCTTGTTGGTCAGCAGGATGCCTATACCGGTTTTTATAATGACGATATGGGCGATTCTGATATGAAGAAAGCCACTGGAAGTGATCCGGCATTGCTTGGCTCAGACTTTATGTTTATTACAGATGACCAGAATAACGAACAGCCCGAAAACTGGTTTTATCAGCAGGAAATATTAATAACAGATAATGTTAAGCAGGCATATAGCAAAGGAATGGTCAATATTTTTTGCTGGCACTTTAGGGAACCCTTTGAAGGGGAGAGCTTCTATACCAGCGATCTGACCGATTTTCAAAAATATAATGCACTACCGAGTATACTTCCGGGAGGTAGCAATCATGATTATTATAAACAAAAGCTGGATAAGGTTGCCGATGTTCTTGCGAACCTTAAAGATAACAACAATAAACTTATACCTGTTATTTTCAGGCCGTTTCATGAGTTTGATGGTAACTGGTTCTGGTGGGGGAGTGCTTATTGTACACCTGCTCAATATCAGGAAATTTGGAGGTTTACCGTTGAGTATTTAAGGGATGTAAAGCAGGTACATAATGTTCTTTATGCCTTTTCGCCTGATAACTCTTACACAACCAGCACACAATACTTAAGCCGTTACCCCGGAGATAACTATATTGATGTATTAGGGATGGATAATTATGGCGATTTTAATAATCAGGGAGCATCGGGTGTTGCGACAGCTAATAACAAACTCAAAATGGTTTCTGATTTGGCAATTTCCAAACATAAAATTGCAGCTCTTACAGAAACCGGATATCAAATAAATTCACTAAGTAGTCCTGTTGACCATTTCTTTTCTGATTATATTTACAGCGCATTGACTTATAGCGATGTCGAAGTTGCTTTTGTAATGTTTTGGGCAAATTCGCAAAATGGGTATTATGTTCCGCCTTCAGGGCAGCAGGATACTCAGGATTTTGTAACTTTTGCCAATAAAACGGAAAGTGTATTACAAAACAATATTCCGGATATGTATAATCTACCATAA
- a CDS encoding glycoside hydrolase 5 family protein, which yields MNRILAGLLALPLFFSCGGKKEKTDEVASVNETTTPERITVKGNELYKGDKPYHYVGTNYWYGVLLAAKEGGNRDRLAKELDIMKEHGIDNLRILVGAEAGTQDFTVNPALQPEQGKYDNNLLDGLDYLLDEMAKRDMHAVLYLTNNWEWSGGMAQYLEWNGKGDFPNPNLPPHTWPEFMEYTKQFHSCEPCMEAFKNHIKFILGRINAYNNKKYTEDNTIMAWQVANEPRVFTADNEEKFTKWLNDVVDLIDELDPYHLICTGSEGKAGSADDIAIYERTHNNPKIDYLTMHIWPKNWGWFKHENAKETLPVSIASAQQYINDHIAVAQKLNKPIVLEEFGLPREGESLDKKSSVANRDAFYKSIFERLEQSKQHNEAFAGLNFWGFGGIANNNPENGKWNKGDDFTTDPPQEPQGLNSVFATDTTTLNMIKQYNKLLK from the coding sequence ATGAACAGAATTTTGGCAGGCCTACTTGCCCTACCTTTATTTTTCTCCTGCGGGGGTAAAAAAGAAAAAACGGATGAGGTTGCTTCAGTGAATGAAACTACAACACCCGAAAGAATAACTGTTAAAGGCAACGAACTCTATAAAGGAGATAAACCGTATCATTATGTAGGTACGAACTATTGGTATGGAGTGCTTTTGGCAGCTAAAGAGGGAGGTAACAGGGATCGCCTGGCAAAGGAACTGGACATAATGAAAGAGCATGGTATTGATAACCTGCGTATTTTGGTTGGGGCCGAAGCCGGTACTCAGGATTTTACCGTAAATCCTGCATTACAGCCTGAACAGGGTAAATATGATAATAATCTGCTTGACGGTCTGGATTATTTACTGGACGAGATGGCCAAGCGCGATATGCATGCCGTATTGTATCTTACCAATAACTGGGAATGGAGCGGAGGTATGGCACAATACCTTGAGTGGAATGGTAAGGGAGATTTTCCTAACCCTAATTTACCACCACATACATGGCCGGAGTTTATGGAGTACACTAAACAGTTTCATAGCTGTGAGCCCTGTATGGAGGCCTTTAAAAACCATATAAAGTTCATATTGGGAAGAATCAATGCTTACAATAATAAAAAGTATACAGAAGATAATACCATTATGGCATGGCAGGTAGCTAATGAACCAAGGGTGTTTACGGCTGATAATGAAGAGAAGTTTACTAAATGGCTTAATGATGTGGTTGATCTTATTGATGAGCTGGATCCTTACCATTTAATATGTACGGGATCTGAAGGCAAAGCAGGCTCGGCAGATGATATAGCCATCTATGAGCGTACCCATAATAATCCTAAGATTGATTATTTAACTATGCATATATGGCCTAAAAACTGGGGATGGTTTAAGCATGAAAATGCAAAAGAAACCCTTCCGGTTAGTATTGCCAGTGCACAACAATATATTAACGACCATATTGCTGTGGCACAAAAACTAAACAAACCTATCGTGCTAGAGGAGTTTGGTTTACCACGTGAAGGAGAGAGCCTGGATAAAAAATCGTCTGTAGCAAACAGGGATGCATTTTACAAATCCATTTTTGAGAGACTGGAGCAAAGTAAACAGCATAACGAAGCTTTTGCAGGTCTTAACTTTTGGGGCTTTGGGGGAATAGCAAATAATAACCCTGAAAATGGTAAATGGAATAAAGGAGACGATTTTACAACCGATCCGCCACAGGAGCCACAGGGGCTTAATTCGGTTTTTGCCACCGATACAACAACACTTAATATGATTAAGCAATACAATAAGTTATTAAAATAA
- a CDS encoding glycoside hydrolase family 130 protein — translation MASEMITNNQVRIPNYETLVKKHQELIERKNTPVEETNGIYSRYKNPVVTAAHTPIEWRYDLNAATNPYGMERIGMNAAFNAGAMKWKGKYVLAVRTEGVDRKSFFAIAESPNGVDNFKFWEKPCVIPQLENHDTNVYDMRLVEHEDGWVYGIFCTERKDPNAPKGDTSAAVANAGIVRTKDLINWERLPDLVSNTGQQRNVVLHPEFVNGKYALYTRPQDGFIDVGSGGGIGLGFVDDMTNPVVQDERIICGKVYHTIYELKNGLGPAPIKTSKGWLHMAHGVRNTAAGLRYTLYLFMTDLNDISKVTHQPAGHFMGPEGEERVGDVSNVLFSNGWIAEEDGTVYIYYASSDTRMHVAVSTVDKLVDYVMNTPEDTFTSAGSVNTIIRQVENNKKFL, via the coding sequence ATGGCTAGCGAGATGATTACAAACAACCAGGTTAGAATACCTAACTATGAAACCCTGGTTAAAAAGCATCAGGAACTGATTGAAAGAAAGAATACTCCGGTTGAAGAGACCAATGGTATTTATTCAAGATATAAAAACCCGGTGGTTACTGCAGCACATACTCCTATAGAGTGGAGGTATGACCTTAATGCGGCGACCAATCCTTACGGTATGGAGCGTATTGGCATGAATGCTGCCTTTAATGCCGGAGCTATGAAATGGAAAGGTAAGTATGTGCTTGCTGTTCGTACTGAAGGTGTAGACAGAAAGTCGTTTTTTGCTATAGCAGAGAGCCCTAACGGGGTGGACAACTTTAAGTTTTGGGAAAAACCATGCGTTATTCCTCAGTTAGAAAATCATGATACAAATGTGTATGATATGAGGCTTGTGGAGCACGAAGACGGATGGGTATATGGTATTTTTTGTACCGAAAGAAAAGACCCTAATGCTCCAAAAGGAGATACCAGTGCTGCAGTTGCCAATGCAGGTATTGTAAGGACTAAAGACCTTATAAACTGGGAAAGATTACCAGACCTTGTTTCAAATACGGGACAGCAACGTAATGTTGTACTTCACCCTGAGTTTGTAAACGGAAAGTATGCCTTATATACACGTCCGCAGGATGGTTTTATTGACGTGGGAAGCGGAGGCGGAATAGGTCTTGGTTTTGTGGATGATATGACGAATCCTGTTGTTCAGGATGAAAGGATTATTTGCGGTAAGGTATATCATACAATTTATGAGCTTAAAAACGGTCTTGGTCCTGCACCGATAAAAACGAGTAAAGGATGGCTGCATATGGCTCATGGTGTTCGTAATACGGCAGCCGGACTTCGCTATACATTATATCTATTCATGACCGATCTTAATGATATTTCTAAGGTAACCCATCAGCCGGCAGGTCATTTTATGGGGCCAGAGGGAGAGGAAAGAGTTGGCGATGTATCTAATGTACTGTTTTCTAACGGATGGATTGCAGAAGAGGACGGTACTGTTTATATTTACTATGCTTCTTCTGATACGCGTATGCATGTTGCCGTATCTACTGTAGATAAACTGGTAGATTATGTAATGAATACACCGGAAGATACTTTTACATCTGCAGGATCGGTAAATACAATAATCAGACAGGTAGAGAATAATAAAAAGTTTCTGTAA
- a CDS encoding AGE family epimerase/isomerase — MDLKSQMRDELLSILDYWTKNTIDNKNGGFIGTIDHNEIKHYNDPKGSVLNARILWAFSASYPITKNEQHLKIAERAFDYIAQYFYDREHGGIFWSLNSDGTPNDTKNQIYALAFTIYGLSEFYAASGNTQALEMAVALYKKIEEYSFDPVHKGYFEAFTRDWQPIDDLRLSDKDANEKKTMNTHLHIVEAYANLYRVWKDEDLKSTTRELLITIDKYFIDTDSKHLRLFFNEEWVEKEDVVSYGHDIEAAWLLQWCAEAIDDENLTAVYKKHAIILTEGTLEGLDNDGGLWYEFDAHKNQMIKEKHWWPQSELWIGFVNAWQLTGDKKYIDLTQKNWKFVQQHILDKENGEWVWGVNKDYSLIEKDKAGFWKCPYHNSRACIELIKRLP, encoded by the coding sequence ATGGATTTAAAATCGCAAATGCGTGATGAGCTGCTTTCAATTCTTGACTATTGGACTAAAAATACAATAGACAATAAGAATGGCGGTTTCATCGGGACGATTGACCATAACGAGATAAAACACTATAACGACCCAAAAGGATCAGTACTAAATGCCCGTATTTTATGGGCATTTTCTGCATCCTATCCAATTACCAAAAATGAGCAGCATCTAAAAATTGCTGAACGGGCTTTTGATTATATAGCCCAATACTTTTATGACAGGGAGCATGGTGGTATTTTTTGGAGCCTTAACAGCGATGGTACTCCAAACGATACCAAAAACCAGATTTATGCCTTAGCATTTACTATATATGGGCTGTCTGAATTTTATGCTGCATCTGGAAATACTCAGGCTCTGGAAATGGCTGTAGCTCTTTATAAAAAAATAGAAGAGTATAGTTTTGACCCTGTGCATAAAGGTTATTTTGAAGCCTTTACAAGAGACTGGCAGCCTATTGATGATCTTCGCCTAAGTGATAAGGATGCTAACGAGAAGAAGACCATGAATACGCATCTTCATATAGTAGAGGCTTATGCTAACCTTTACAGAGTTTGGAAAGATGAAGATCTTAAAAGTACAACCAGGGAATTACTTATAACTATTGATAAGTATTTTATTGATACAGATAGTAAACATCTTAGGTTGTTCTTTAATGAAGAATGGGTAGAAAAAGAAGATGTTGTTTCTTATGGTCATGATATTGAAGCTGCCTGGCTATTGCAATGGTGTGCCGAGGCAATTGATGATGAAAACCTTACTGCTGTTTATAAAAAGCACGCTATAATATTAACCGAAGGTACGCTGGAAGGATTAGATAATGATGGTGGATTGTGGTATGAGTTTGATGCACACAAAAACCAAATGATTAAGGAAAAGCACTGGTGGCCACAATCGGAATTATGGATTGGCTTTGTAAATGCATGGCAGCTTACCGGAGATAAAAAATATATTGACTTAACCCAAAAGAACTGGAAATTTGTTCAGCAGCATATATTGGATAAAGAAAATGGTGAGTGGGTATGGGGTGTAAATAAAGATTACTCGCTTATAGAAAAAGACAAGGCAGGTTTTTGGAAATGTCCTTACCACAACTCAAGAGCATGTATTGAGCTTATAAAAAGGTTACCCTGA
- a CDS encoding UDP-glucose--hexose-1-phosphate uridylyltransferase, with product MDKNLNEYPHRRYNPLTGEWVLVSPHRSKRPWQGQVEKHSVDTRPQYDPGCYLCPGNSRSGGEQNPQYKDVYVFTNDFSALLKDSPDFDIEEGDIFRAESEKGICRVICFSPDHSLTVPQMEVADIRKVVDLWIEEYQTLGSDPEINYVQIFENKGEIMGCSNPHPHGQIWASQKLPVEPFKKQRSQKEYFEKHNNSLLSDYLQKEINKNERLIFENDHFAAVVPFWATWPYEAMIIPKRAMARITDMSDEEKTGLADAYKRLTMIYDRVFDVSFPYSAGIHQAPTDDEQHNEWHWHMVFYPPLLRSATVKKFMVGYEMLATPQRDITPESAAQLLKDINQTI from the coding sequence ATGGATAAGAATTTAAACGAATATCCGCACAGGAGGTATAACCCGTTAACTGGAGAGTGGGTTTTGGTATCCCCTCACAGGAGTAAGCGTCCGTGGCAGGGGCAGGTAGAAAAGCATTCTGTAGATACAAGGCCTCAGTATGATCCGGGGTGTTATTTATGTCCGGGTAATTCACGCTCAGGTGGAGAGCAGAATCCGCAGTATAAAGATGTCTATGTCTTTACGAACGACTTTTCGGCTCTTTTAAAAGATTCTCCTGATTTTGATATTGAAGAGGGTGATATTTTCAGGGCAGAATCAGAAAAAGGTATTTGCAGGGTAATATGTTTTTCACCCGACCATAGCCTTACCGTTCCGCAAATGGAGGTGGCAGATATAAGAAAAGTGGTAGACCTGTGGATAGAAGAATATCAGACACTGGGTAGTGATCCTGAAATTAACTACGTACAGATATTTGAGAATAAAGGAGAGATAATGGGATGCAGTAACCCGCACCCGCACGGCCAGATATGGGCTTCTCAAAAACTTCCTGTGGAACCGTTTAAAAAACAACGTTCACAAAAGGAATATTTTGAAAAGCATAATAATTCACTCCTTTCAGACTATCTGCAAAAGGAAATAAATAAGAATGAGCGTTTAATTTTTGAAAACGATCATTTTGCGGCAGTTGTTCCGTTTTGGGCAACATGGCCTTATGAAGCAATGATAATCCCTAAACGTGCTATGGCAAGAATAACCGATATGAGCGATGAAGAAAAAACAGGTCTTGCCGATGCTTATAAAAGGTTAACCATGATTTATGATAGGGTGTTTGATGTATCCTTCCCATATTCGGCGGGTATTCATCAGGCGCCAACCGATGATGAGCAACATAATGAATGGCACTGGCACATGGTGTTTTATCCGCCATTACTGCGTTCGGCAACCGTTAAAAAATTCATGGTAGGATATGAAATGCTCGCTACCCCTCAAAGGGATATAACACCTGAGTCGGCAGCACAATTGCTTAAAGACATTAACCAAACCATATAA
- the galK gene encoding galactokinase — MDIKVKQEVPASLEPYIQQGSIVSFAPGRINLLGEHTDYNNGFVMPASIDKRMYFVLNPRTDNTIHLHSLDMNQEFSVEVENLAKTNEKTWVNYILGVVDGFINKGYSVNGFDAVFTGNIPIGAGVSSSAALECAVAVAVNKYTKAGLDNSELALVAQKAEHKYAGVKCGIMDQFASIFGKGDTLIKLDCRTLQYEYKPLKLEGASLLLFDSDVKHSLASSEYNVRRQQCEEGVAMVKKYVPLVDSLRDISLEMLDNYVYPNDKTVYNRCRYVVEENQRVQQVAAFLEAGNLKAVGQKMFETHEGLRSLYEVSCEELDFLVTAVRDNEDVLGARLMGGGFGGCTINLVKNEAVNDVISKVSESYYKQYKKELKVYPVSIGDGATVIKNG; from the coding sequence ATGGATATAAAAGTTAAACAAGAGGTTCCGGCATCACTGGAACCGTACATTCAACAGGGCAGTATAGTATCTTTTGCTCCGGGAAGGATTAATTTATTGGGCGAACATACCGATTATAATAACGGTTTTGTTATGCCGGCATCTATTGATAAAAGGATGTATTTTGTTTTAAATCCCAGAACAGATAATACAATACATCTTCATAGCCTTGATATGAATCAGGAATTTTCCGTTGAAGTGGAAAACCTGGCTAAAACGAACGAGAAAACCTGGGTTAACTATATACTGGGAGTAGTGGATGGCTTTATTAATAAAGGATATAGTGTAAACGGATTTGATGCCGTATTTACCGGAAATATACCTATAGGTGCCGGAGTATCATCTTCAGCTGCTTTAGAGTGTGCTGTGGCTGTAGCCGTAAATAAATATACCAAAGCAGGACTGGATAATAGCGAACTTGCTTTGGTTGCTCAAAAGGCAGAGCATAAATATGCAGGGGTAAAGTGTGGTATAATGGATCAGTTTGCCAGCATTTTTGGCAAGGGAGATACCCTTATAAAATTGGATTGCCGCACACTGCAATATGAGTATAAACCATTAAAACTGGAAGGAGCCAGCCTTTTACTTTTTGATAGTGATGTAAAACATTCCCTTGCTTCATCAGAATATAATGTGAGAAGGCAGCAGTGTGAGGAGGGTGTTGCAATGGTAAAAAAATATGTGCCATTGGTAGACAGTCTTCGTGACATTTCGCTGGAAATGCTGGACAACTATGTTTACCCTAATGATAAGACAGTATACAACCGCTGCCGTTATGTGGTGGAAGAAAATCAGCGTGTGCAGCAGGTTGCGGCATTCTTAGAAGCCGGTAACCTTAAGGCAGTAGGGCAAAAAATGTTTGAAACACACGAGGGGTTAAGGTCATTGTATGAAGTGAGTTGTGAAGAGCTTGACTTTTTGGTTACTGCCGTAAGGGATAACGAAGATGTTTTAGGGGCAAGGCTTATGGGCGGTGGCTTTGGCGGCTGTACCATTAACCTTGTAAAAAATGAGGCTGTTAACGATGTTATCAGTAAAGTAAGTGAAAGCTATTACAAACAATATAAAAAAGAGCTTAAAGTATACCCTGTAAGCATAGGGGATGGCGCTACTGTAATAAAAAATGGATAA